A window from Micromonospora terminaliae encodes these proteins:
- a CDS encoding SigE family RNA polymerase sigma factor has product MASRDPLEEEFRDFVAARSGALLRTAYLLAGDWATAEDLLQTALTKTYLAWKRLGGIDAIEPYARRVLVNTSTSWWRRRWHGERPTEVLPERAGVDEIEQQLDRDALWRHLQALPARQRAVLVLRFYEDMSEAQTAALLEISPGTVKSQTSRALNTLRRRLGSEEALGLPAAPEEQTAPPAPRTPPRVVRQPAAPPAAPAPPSVPAPPVVRPATLPGAAPARPAASVPVQSR; this is encoded by the coding sequence GTGGCCAGCAGGGATCCGCTGGAGGAGGAGTTCCGCGACTTCGTCGCGGCCCGCTCCGGCGCCCTGCTGCGCACCGCGTACCTGCTGGCCGGTGACTGGGCCACCGCCGAGGACCTGCTCCAGACCGCGCTCACCAAGACCTACCTGGCCTGGAAGCGGCTCGGCGGGATCGACGCCATCGAGCCGTACGCCCGCCGGGTCCTGGTCAACACCTCGACCAGCTGGTGGCGCCGGCGCTGGCACGGCGAACGCCCCACCGAGGTGCTGCCCGAGCGGGCCGGGGTCGACGAGATCGAGCAGCAGCTCGACCGGGACGCGCTGTGGCGGCACCTCCAGGCGCTCCCGGCCCGGCAACGGGCCGTGCTCGTGCTCCGCTTCTACGAGGACATGTCCGAGGCGCAGACCGCCGCCCTGCTGGAGATCTCCCCGGGCACGGTGAAGAGCCAGACCTCGCGGGCGTTGAACACGCTGCGCCGCCGACTCGGCTCCGAGGAGGCCCTCGGCCTGCCGGCCGCGCCCGAGGAGCAGACCGCGCCGCCCGCGCCGCGTACCCCGCCGCGGGTGGTCCGGCAGCCGGCCGCGCCGCCGGCCGCCCCGGCGCCGCCGTCCGTCCCCGCGCCGCCGGTGGTCCGGCCGGCCACGCTCCCCGGCGCGGCCCCCGCGCGGCCCGCCGCGTCCGTCCCGGTGCAGTCCCGATGA
- a CDS encoding PHP domain-containing protein codes for MSAAARIDLHTHSTASDGTLGPAELVRAAAAAGLDVVALTDHDTTAGWEPAVAALPPGLTLIRGAELSCRWFGVEPAIPLHLLAYLFDPTEPDLVAELARVRRRREERGERIVRLLQADGIPVSWSEILAGAAGGTVGRPHIAQALIRAGLVATTTEAFGPRWLGERYRLPKEDIDVFRAVALVRAAGGVPVFAHPRASRRGRIVPDQLIVDLAAAGLAGLEADHEDHSPAEREHVRALAAELGLLVTGSSDFHGTHKTVRLGAFTTAPGAYERIVELARGVTPVASS; via the coding sequence GTGAGCGCGGCCGCCCGGATCGACCTGCACACCCACTCCACCGCCAGCGACGGCACCCTCGGCCCCGCCGAGCTGGTCCGGGCCGCCGCCGCGGCCGGCCTCGACGTCGTGGCGCTCACCGACCACGACACCACGGCCGGCTGGGAGCCCGCCGTGGCCGCCCTGCCGCCCGGGCTCACCCTGATCCGGGGCGCCGAGCTCTCCTGCCGCTGGTTCGGCGTCGAGCCGGCGATCCCGCTGCACCTGCTCGCGTACCTCTTCGACCCGACCGAGCCGGACCTCGTCGCCGAGCTGGCCCGGGTCCGGCGCAGGCGGGAGGAGCGCGGCGAGCGCATCGTGCGGCTGCTCCAGGCCGACGGGATCCCGGTGAGCTGGTCGGAGATCCTGGCCGGCGCCGCCGGAGGGACGGTGGGCCGCCCGCACATCGCGCAGGCGCTGATCCGGGCCGGGCTGGTCGCCACCACGACCGAGGCGTTCGGGCCGCGCTGGCTGGGCGAGCGGTACCGGCTGCCCAAGGAGGACATCGACGTGTTCCGGGCCGTGGCGCTGGTCCGGGCGGCCGGTGGGGTGCCGGTCTTCGCCCACCCGCGCGCCAGCCGGCGGGGCCGGATCGTGCCGGACCAGCTGATCGTGGACCTGGCGGCGGCCGGGCTGGCCGGCCTGGAGGCCGACCACGAGGACCACAGCCCGGCGGAGCGGGAGCACGTCCGGGCGCTGGCCGCCGAGCTGGGGCTGCTGGTCACCGGATCGTCGGACTTCCACGGCACGCACAAGACCGTCCGGCTCGGCGCGTTCACCACCGCGCCCGGGGCGTACGAGCGGATCGTCGAGCTGGCCCGGGGGGTGACCCCGGTCGCTTCGAGCTGA
- a CDS encoding MarC family protein, producing the protein MDLKLFGEVFVTLLVIVDPPGMMPIFLALTGPLAARDRNRAARQAVALALGVIVVFAVAGQTILAYLHVDLPALQAAGGLLLILVALELLTGKSDDPNQQATSNIALVPLGTPLLAGPGAIVATMLFVQRAGGFTDYLAIAAAIVAVMVAVWVVLRFSGGIVKVLRPGGIEVLTRIAGLLLAAIAVQLIADAIAAFVTQYLNMG; encoded by the coding sequence GTGGATCTCAAGCTCTTCGGCGAGGTCTTCGTGACCCTGCTGGTGATCGTCGACCCGCCCGGCATGATGCCGATCTTCCTGGCGCTGACCGGACCGCTGGCCGCCCGCGACCGGAACCGGGCCGCCAGGCAGGCCGTCGCGCTGGCGCTCGGGGTGATCGTCGTGTTCGCCGTGGCCGGGCAGACGATCCTTGCCTACCTGCACGTCGACCTGCCCGCGTTGCAGGCCGCCGGCGGGCTGCTGCTGATCCTCGTCGCGCTGGAACTGCTGACCGGCAAGTCCGACGATCCCAACCAGCAGGCCACCTCCAACATCGCGCTGGTGCCGCTGGGCACCCCGCTGCTGGCCGGCCCCGGCGCCATCGTCGCCACCATGCTCTTCGTGCAGCGGGCCGGTGGCTTCACCGACTACCTGGCCATCGCTGCCGCGATCGTCGCCGTCATGGTCGCCGTCTGGGTGGTCCTGCGCTTCTCCGGCGGCATCGTCAAGGTCCTCCGGCCGGGCGGCATCGAGGTGCTGACCCGGATCGCCGGCCTGCTGCTGGCCGCCATCGCCGTGCAGCTCATCGCCGACGCGATCGCCGCGTTCGTCACGCAGTACCTCAACATGGGCTGA